The DNA sequence aaagattgttttttaattaacaccATAAAAAAATCGAGTGGCATTCAAAGAGAGGATGAATACTGGGATAAAAGTGAGATAGagttttataatttaaagcaCAGTGTATTGTGCTattgtgtttaaacaaaaatttgcatttttaaaaaaaattcaacttgTTTCATGCATTTGAACTCTGAACTCTTCTGAAGCTGTCAAAAAGGCTGCTCAAAATCTGATTCAAGCAATTTTCTTTGCCGCAAAGCAGTGAAAGCATATTTTGATTTTAAGTGTCTCTTTGTTTCCAGCATTTCATTtggacaaaaccaaaaacacgtTAAACAAATACCGAGCtttatctctttttctttctttcttccctctctctgcctcctcacTACCTCCATATTTATCCTCTTCACTTTTCGGGCAATTCGTCTGTCCACACGCTGCTTCTGCTGTTCATCTTCGATGTGTGCATGCAACCCTCTCTGTGAATGTGCATGGGGCTCTGGATCTGGTCTTTATGCCAATGAGCGCTGTCTGGGTTTGATCCTTGGATACAgctgggcagagagagagagagagagagagagagagagagagagagagaaggtcgGTAAATCATGTTAACATTGTTCAAAAAGCACTTGAACATAATGATCATAGGAATAAATGTGCTACTTAATACACTTACTTAATCCTCTAGTGAATAATCTTACTTAATTCACCTTCTGGAATGAGTATTGATGACACACTTTGTTTAATGTAAACTGAACCGTTACATGtactactgtaaatgtacagacactacatccatttattttcttacacTGAGGCATTACAATTTATACTCTGTGGGTGCAGCTGCATGGATGGGGCTGTAAAGCACTGCAGTGACAGTTTTATTAAAGCTAGATAGTTCAGTTTTActgatacaaaaatatattgcgGGGCAGCCTGAGACCTAAATTGAACTGTGCACGAAAGCACAAAAATTGTCTagtaaagaataataaaaacacactcaaaatTGCAAAGAAATAGCATTCAATTAGGATTAAAGTTTTGTTCAACTCAAAAACAATAATCATCTAAAGGTGGAAATTTGAAATACACTAAGAAAATCTATTCCTTGTtcttttacttactgtattatTACATTTGTCAAATTACTGGTATTCACATAACCTGCATAGTTGTCCTTTATGTGTAAAAGTGTGAGCTGCTACACTCCTGCTGCACCTAGAAATGGGTGCAGCAGGAGTTTCAagcttgtatttttttctgcatgatGAGGTGGTGTATAGTTTTAGCAGTGCTTAGCATTTCAAAAGTATGCAAAGTGGGGCCCAGTTTTGCCTCTTAGAAAACCACACACATGAGAGCACATGAGAGTAAAGTGTAAAGCATGGTTTAAAGTGAGTGTTTTCCTGGTGTAGTGTACTGTAAACTACATCAGCTCGTTAGGCTACATAGCTGGATAGCTAGCTAAATAGCTGACCTATGAGAATATCGTCTAAGGCTAAGAAGTAACATGCTTAGTTTATGGGGTTATACTGTGCAACCCACGATAATAAGAGTACAGTAAAGTGGACCAAGCCGCACTGAAGAAACTGTTTCTGTACCTTTACAACAAGCCTTCAAGTAAAATGAGTTGAAATGCCCAAACGAGTGAATTACATGAATATAAACACTGTAGACAGGCAGCCTACATATGTTTCTGTTAGGTGCACATATTCACAGTGATGTGTATTTTGTGTTCTCCTCACCCCCAACAGGTTTCTAGGTACGTATCCCTCCCGGTCATTAAGTCGTGCCCACCACCACTCTGTCTCAGTGTCGTCACGGCGACGCAAAATGGTGAGAGCATCACCCTCACTGAAGGACAGCTCGTCAGTCTGCTGGGCTGTGTAGTCCCACAGAGCATAGACCAAGCCTTTGTTCATCACGCCCATCTTTTCCTGCACACCTGACAGATACAGCATGATATATAGTTACCAGTGGAGAGAGTAGGTGTTAGTTGgcataattattttattgtcgTGTAATTTTGAAAGAGCATTTTCCTCCTTCTCCCCTGTCGGCTTAGTTAAACCTATCGGGTTTAGTTTCGGCGCCATCTGCTTCTCTCTATTTACCTACCATAGAGAAACTGAGAGCACTGTGTGTAGCCCTCCTCCATTTCTTCACAtttgtctgctgctgtttcaACATCGCTAATTGTTGTGGCAAAAATAGCCGCCCCAGACTCCACCAGCATCTTACAGAGGTGGACGCTGTTACATGAAGCCGCACAGTGCAGAGGAGTCCTGGGAGGAAGAACATTCAAATATGACTTGGTTACCCTGCTAGATACATTCACACCTTTTGataaagatagaaaaaaaaatgccagtAATGCACTTGTCTTATACCCACTGGGCTAAACACAGTAGGTGTCATCATAAAACAGGCTGacactaaataaacatgaattCAGTCGGCTGCACCAGTGATTGACTTTTGAGTACAGAACCTCATTAGACTTGGTAATCTCTCCCTTTAATACTGCTAAGGCAGTTGAGTCAAAAACCAATTTAGAAATGCAATTATCTTTGTCATTGTTCAACTGAGCATAGCTCCAGCACCGCAGCCTCAGAGTGTGTTTATTACTACCTGTAGTCCTTCAGCAGACACTGTTATCATGAACTAGTTAATGTGTTAGCGATTAAATAAAGGTACTGACCACCCGTCACTGTCAGCTGCATTTACGTTCACTCCAAAGTCCAGCAGAAACTTAACAATATGGTGATGGCCAGCACAGACAGCATTATGAAGAGGAGTTATGCCTTCATCATTAGGCATACTGGGATTTTCCACCTTAAAGATAGAGATAAGGAGAAAATCTGTCAAATCATTAGAATCGCCTCAATAAATTCTTACAATAAATGCTTGCACTAATTACTGTCTATTGTATCTAAAGCAAGAAATATCAATATTCCTATCAGCTTTGAGAAACTCTTGTAGAAAACATGACAGTGCCTGCTTTCACTGTGGATGGTGCAATAGTGGATTTTTGGAAATCTTGGAAACTGTTGAGTTGCTGAGCCTTTGGTGCCTCGGGGTATGATAATGCCAAACTTGTACAAGATGTGAGGCATCTGGATGTTTCCCTGAGAGTATCAGCTAGAGTTTACAGAGCCTCAGCAGAGTTCTGAAGAGTCAGTAAGCACTTTTGTCCAGTATCCAAGTGATAGATGTCAGGGGTAGACTGGGATTTACATCTGAAGATGAAAGGCTTtgttctctgcagctctgtgctgTTGTTAACACACTGCATTACAGAGTATTAGTGTGTCTTAACCATAAGTCTGCACACCTGACAACTGAGACCACTCTCTCATGACAGTATTGCTGAggatgaaaaatattttacttaatttgtGTTGTCCTGAAGGTACTGAACTTTAAACTCATCTAGTTAATGGTAAATCTGTCGAGGCAATCTGTGCGTGGGTGCACAATTGTTGGCATGTAAAAAGATTCTTCTGTTACATAAGGGCAtgagcatttttttattcaatgcaggaaagtaaaaaaaaaatcaaacaaatttaaaagatggaacctgaaaatattttatttttgttcaaaatgctgctgctcttcCCAGGCCAGTGCCGAGAATCTAAATGGGGAAATCTCTCTttagatttttgtctttatgaagTTTTGTGGGTATGTTTTCCTAATGTTCTTAAAAAGCATAATTGTGGTTTGGAGCCCTGTCATAATGAGTTCAAATAATAAATAGCCGTCTTGATTTTAGCTCTGCacaaatataataacatttacGAAGATGTAttctaaaatacaaaatgctgcaATTGCAACTTAATACTATGTTTTACCTCATATATAATTCTTTGCACTAGATCAAACTCTCCCTCTAATGATGCATCCAGCAGTAGAGCTAGAGGGTTAAACTTGACCCGCAGACCATGGCCTGTTCGCTCTGATGATGGCTTCTTCAGATTGGTTCGTTTAACCTGCAGTACAGATGCAGAAAGAAGCAGGTAAGTGTTGACATTTCTAAACAGGACCTGCCAGGTCAGTAATTACTGCATAATCTGCACGTGAGCTTTTTCAAAGAACAATATTTTTTGACTATGTTTGCAGtatcatgtaaaaaaacaacaaaaaaaggaaacacaacaaatttGTTGACTGCAGAAACAACTGAGATGTGGTGTTTATCAGATTCATTGGAAGAGAGATTTGTCTACAGGTTTATAGTTAGCCTACAGTACCTTAGGCAAAGAATTTGGTGCTGGAGGTGATGGAGGGGGAGCAGTGTGGCCTGCAGCACTGGGATTGGGACTAGAACCTCTCTGGTTGTTATTGTTCTGGTCCTCTGGTTTACTGGTTGCAGGTGAAGTGCTTGGTTGTGTCACTGGAGACACATTATTGGTAGTTTCTGGTGTTGCTGCTGCTAATTTTGTCGTCTCTTTGGATGTTTCGGCAGCAACAGAAGGAGGGGACAAGCGTCGAGTATCAGAGTTCAGGTTTTGGCCCTCGTCTTCCACAGCTGCCGTGCTGACATGCTTGTCACCAGGTTCGACATTGCCGTTAGCTGTATGAATGTTGTCCATGTCACTCAACAGGCAGTCGGGCTGATAGAAAGTACTGCCTGGAATAAAAATTGACACAGGAGATTCTGGCATCATCATTTAGACCCAGCGATGCCACTTGCCTGTTCTGAGGCCAAACCACATCATCATATTTCTGTCTTACCTGAAACTCCTTCCATGCCTCCCGCCAGCGTGTTAAACCTGCGCAACAGAGATCACCATGCAGCTTCAGTGTTTACTCTTTGGAAATCAGTTCCTAACACATCTGCTTTATGTTACTGGGGAGaaacagcacaacacacaaaccTCTGATACAGCAGTTTTTGAATGTTTGGTCCCTGTGGACCCTCAGGTTCAGTGATAGAGCTCCTTTTCTTCAGGGGTCGTGGGGCATTGCTGAGGCGCCGACGGAGAACCTCCAGGTCAGCATCACTCTGGTAACGCAGCTGAGAGTGAGctgcaacaaaaacatgtcagagTGGAAGCGTGTAATGTTTAAACCTACACATTTATTCTTATTGTTAACTTTCTGTATTTTAGCAAAATATACCACAAATTTTACCAGAGATATTATCACAAGCAAacttaatgaaaaattaataatgaaaaatataaagttgtAATGTAGTAATCCCTCACACAATCAATTACCATAACTCATCCTCATCGTCAGCTACATAAGtaattttctccttttcagCCAATGTACATTTGCAAAACGTACAAAGGCAAAAGTGTGATGCAAAAGTGTGATTGTGCATGtcaacacatttttgtattcacatttttacatcctgTGATACCTACCGACAGGAGTGAGCTTAGTGGGACTGAGGGGACGAGGGATGTTGTCCACACTGGGTGGAGGGACAGTTTGAGCATCActgccttctcctcctcctttcccccCTTCTTTATCTATAACATCCTCTGCACCTGCTTTTGCACTTCCGCCTCCACTATGGAGGAAAGGGACAGGGgatggagaagaggaggaggtggggaggaTGGGTTTTCCATAGACTGGTGAGAGAAAAAGGACAGATATTGAGGTCCATTGTGAAGACTGCGACGGGATTCATTTTAATCTAAATTTGTGGAACAATCTGTAAAAACGTAAAAAGTCTCTTACCTGCTTTGACAGTCGTCCTGTTGCTGAGAGAGCCATAGTTTTTGGCCTGAGGTTGATGGAGGTACATGCTGTAAATGGAGCTGCTGTTCATAGTGGCGGGGCCCTTCCTGGGGGACTGGGGCCTGGACGGATGGTCTGGGACGTAAGGACGTACGGCCACAGCTGGAGGGGGATCTGTTCGCTCTGTCTGTGGGGGCAGCGAAGAGGGCTGTGTAGTGGTAGCTGAACCTAAAGAGAAGGAAtactttgtttttccacataTCTCCacaacagatgaaaacattttaaaaaatttattaaGGTACTGCTTAAATAAAACCAGTCCAAATAAACCAAGTGACTTGTCAATTGAAAACCAGTCCTTATTCTTACATTACCTAGGCTTGAGTTTGGAGGGATAGAGATACGCTGTTGTATTTGTTGTGAGGTgggggatgaggaggaggaggatgaagatgtGGCATTGGCAGCACTAGATCGAGACCAACCTAGTGTACCAGGGGCAGAACGGGGCAGGGAGCTAGTGGCACAGTGATGCCCTGCACCCTGATGGGTAGCACTGGGGTAGGTACCATAACCAGAGGGCAGCTAGTGGGATGGGGGATACAttgaaatgaagagaaaaagaaagagacaatttaaaaaacatttttgttaaagcaTGACTACAAGACTGCTTTGGAAGAATATTTTTTCTCTCATGATATTTCTTGAGTTGTAAAGTTCACACAGTCATTTACTGCTTCAGCCTTTAAAGTCAGAAACAAAGGAGGACTCTGAAATAATAGTCTCAATGGAGCTTATagcaaaatgatgaaaattgtAATGTTTCTATGTGTCTATGTCTATGTCTTTATATTAAATGATGATGACAATTGTAATATCTTTTTACTGCCTGGTCTCATTTCAGTATTTAGTTAAGTCGAGTGTGAAAACCGTACCTGTTCTGGACTGTTGGTCCTCCAATCTGACACACTCTTACTGATGGTAGGCCATGATGCTTCATTAGCTAAATGAAGAGGGGGGGGTGAAGTGTTGAGGAAGGAACAAAGGTTACAACAGGAAAGATAATTAAGAGGCAAAGAGGATACAAAGGCAAATGACAACGTACCAGACAGTAATGTATAATGTAATATGTTATGGTGCCAGGAGGCTGAAAAGGATCTGGTTGCTCTTACGTTGAATCATTTAAATTCAACATGTGACTCATCTGTTACAATAAACAGGCCTAGCCCTAAAATGCAAAACCAGTGACTAAAATAAGAACCTACTGTATTATTATCATCCATGAATGTACTTCAAGAGGCTCCTGAAAAACAGTGCAGGTCACAGCTGTGTAGCTGACACCCAGTAGTGAACTTCATGCTCCATTACGCAGTCCACAGCATAACAATTGTGCAATATTTACAAGTGTCTCTAAGACATCAAGTTGTGTTTAAATTGGCTCAACATGTCTGAATTTCAATTAGCAAATACTACAATGTAATAAGATAAGTGCTAAATTACTTAACCACTGCTCTGCATGTTCATTTTGGTGATTTCAGTGTGTTCTCAGTTGAAAACATGTGTTTAACATCCTGTAAGTGGTACAGCAATAGGACAAGTCTCTCTGCTCATGATTGTGGCTGCAAAATTAAAGGGTATCATAGTTGTTATTGTGGCAACATCTGTAGCTGCtaataaaaagagcaaa is a window from the Channa argus isolate prfri chromosome 16, Channa argus male v1.0, whole genome shotgun sequence genome containing:
- the LOC137101223 gene encoding apoptosis-stimulating of p53 protein 1-like isoform X9, with translation MRGQVDYSKLINGNLSAEIDHVSSLFQEKQAELQSAVIRVDQLTQQLEDLRRGRLQLHSVAPAQGAPSGSHAATTGQKGSPLSGPAALELRKLYQELQARNRHNLEQSSKLAQNKELLNKRNAQVTVMDQRIGDLRERLHKKRAELSRMNGGGLSSPQTSSHPGGVSGRVAAVCPYIQVPAEGRQETGFPLPSDPPPKPTPLSHIRSLSEEDRSGIRKPPSPWKVSDLDIVLSGPTELCEGPRSPQGGDSNYRESQGANEASWPTISKSVSDWRTNSPEQLPSGYGTYPSATHQGAGHHCATSSLPRSAPGTLGWSRSSAANATSSSSSSSSPTSQQIQQRISIPPNSSLGSATTTQPSSLPPQTERTDPPPAVAVRPYVPDHPSRPQSPRKGPATMNSSSIYSMYLHQPQAKNYGSLSNRTTVKAVYGKPILPTSSSSPSPVPFLHSGGGSAKAGAEDVIDKEGGKGGGEGSDAQTVPPPSVDNIPRPLSPTKLTPVAHSQLRYQSDADLEVLRRRLSNAPRPLKKRSSITEPEGPQGPNIQKLLYQRFNTLAGGMEGVSESPVSIFIPGSTFYQPDCLLSDMDNIHTANGNVEPGDKHVSTAAVEDEGQNLNSDTRRLSPPSVAAETSKETTKLAAATPETTNNVSPVTQPSTSPATSKPEDQNNNNQRGSSPNPSAAGHTAPPPSPPAPNSLPKVKRTNLKKPSSERTGHGLRVKFNPLALLLDASLEGEFDLVQRIIYEVENPSMPNDEGITPLHNAVCAGHHHIVKFLLDFGVNVNAADSDGWTPLHCAASCNSVHLCKMLVESGAAIFATTISDVETAADKCEEMEEGYTQCSQFLYGVQEKMGVMNKGLVYALWDYTAQQTDELSFSEGDALTILRRRDDTETEWWWARLNDREGYVPRNLLGLYPRIKPRQRSLA
- the LOC137101223 gene encoding apoptosis-stimulating of p53 protein 1-like isoform X4, whose product is MRRFFGRVLEQLVFLTKCLNLTKCRKLKKKFKTRKTQPMVILTVYLSDTQQMLTEVPVTPATRVIDVVEYCKEAGEGDCHLAEVWNGHERVLPQDLLLLDLLQQWGARRPEVSFYLRHCPPWSQGSQQPLEESWTLETSESGNDRVPRVELTLSELQEMATRQQQQIEAQQQMLIAKEQRLRYLQQGGRQNQGQTQSEAEKLQRLKERVETQEAKLKKIRAMRGQVDYSKLINGNLSAEIDHVSSLFQEKQAELQSAVIRVDQLTQQLEDLRRGRLQLHSVAPAQGAPSGSHAATTGQKGSPLSGPAALELRKLYQELQARNRHNLEQSSKLAQNKELLNKRNAQVTVMDQRIGDLRERLHKKRAELSRMNGGGLSSPQTSSHPGGVSGRVAAVCPYIQVPAEGRQETGFPLPSDPPPKPTPLSHIRSLSANEASWPTISKSVSDWRTNSPEQLPSGYGTYPSATHQGAGHHCATSSLPRSAPGTLGWSRSSAANATSSSSSSSSPTSQQIQQRISIPPNSSLGSATTTQPSSLPPQTERTDPPPAVAVRPYVPDHPSRPQSPRKGPATMNSSSIYSMYLHQPQAKNYGSLSNRTTVKAVYGKPILPTSSSSPSPVPFLHSGGGSAKAGAEDVIDKEGGKGGGEGSDAQTVPPPSVDNIPRPLSPTKLTPVAHSQLRYQSDADLEVLRRRLSNAPRPLKKRSSITEPEGPQGPNIQKLLYQRFNTLAGGMEGVSESPVSIFIPGSTFYQPDCLLSDMDNIHTANGNVEPGDKHVSTAAVEDEGQNLNSDTRRLSPPSVAAETSKETTKLAAATPETTNNVSPVTQPSTSPATSKPEDQNNNNQRGSSPNPSAAGHTAPPPSPPAPNSLPKVKRTNLKKPSSERTGHGLRVKFNPLALLLDASLEGEFDLVQRIIYEVENPSMPNDEGITPLHNAVCAGHHHIVKFLLDFGVNVNAADSDGWTPLHCAASCNSVHLCKMLVESGAAIFATTISDVETAADKCEEMEEGYTQCSQFLYGVQEKMGVMNKGLVYALWDYTAQQTDELSFSEGDALTILRRRDDTETEWWWARLNDREGYVPRNLLGLYPRIKPRQRSLA